In Mixophyes fleayi isolate aMixFle1 chromosome 4, aMixFle1.hap1, whole genome shotgun sequence, the following proteins share a genomic window:
- the LOC142150203 gene encoding troponin I, slow skeletal muscle-like, whose amino-acid sequence MLAKASEDLEKEIRETEEEKKRTLAEKVLPLQCNGLSLQELQKLCVTLHKQIDCADEERYNIEEKVKKSDSELSALNQKIFDLKGKFKRPALRRVRISADAMLKALLGTTTKVSLDLRSSLKSVKKEDEKEKAVEVTDWRKNIEAMSGMEGRKKKFDSSTA is encoded by the exons ATGCTGGCAAAAGCCAGTGAGGATCTGGAAAAAGAGAttagagaaactgaagaagagaagaaaaggacacttGCAGAGAAAGTTTTACCCTTACAGTGCAACGGGCTGAGCCTTCAGGAGTTACAG aaattatgCGTGACACTTCACAAACAGATCGACTGTGCAGATGAGGAACGTTATAATATCGAAGAGAAAGTCAAAAAGAGTGATTCGGAA CTTAGCGCTTTAAATCAAAAGATTTTTGACCTCAAGGGAAAATTCAAGCGCCCTGCTCTGCGCAGAGTCCGCATTTCAGCAGATGCCATGCTTAAAGCCTTGCTGGGAACCACGACCAAGGTCTCCTTAGATTTGAGGTCTAGCCTGAAATCGGTGAAAAAGGAGGATGAGAAG GAGAAAGCTGTTGAAGTGACTGATTGGCGTAAAAACATTGAAGCCATGTCTGGGATGGAGGGCAGAAAGAAGAAGTTTGACTCCAGTACAGCATAA